The proteins below are encoded in one region of Oryzias melastigma strain HK-1 linkage group LG9, ASM292280v2, whole genome shotgun sequence:
- the smarcad1a gene encoding SWI/SNF-related matrix-associated actin-dependent regulator of chromatin subfamily A containing DEAD/H box 1A: protein MFNLDRFRYEKTGTSKEKQSGSNSPESEKENKPAKPVRPAKTHQKSNPRGVVFEDVISLDSDEEVLSEPNTKTSAAKKVKSSVQKSSKNEDHTSDEDVMDDKMTRLVEMFPQLSRVDLLEVISSTCTLDGAVALCLSRFGDEKGKSHKRKQDSSSLSEDHGKDQPNKRRRSSADSNEAENSQRNEPNWEKQEAMVGKLQKRFPDQDKEELRMVLQEHDWDVEEALQVLEMFSDTDMSSFESESKMTSSKEKTTNDEEMKQNNNKMTNGEEPEGLISCISETEESDSDATEDSDEENDPKNRKSSESSIKLGPVFTWLSTKSESVSSEKEIKTSSSPKPSSTSSETKTVPRFTSESSIAKKQVAERKSKAHSSNEPISSEDELDDEDDVASSEFGDSDEDLDASEGLTETKKEILRFFKDASIDELTLISGCSVKKAQKIVEMRPFDSWDMLCDVFNKENGLSEALLLGCKVVLKERKVVLGLMSKCETISKRMVKQVTEVMENGTGSLNQPAVLNNQSKLKPYQLIGLKWLLLLHEHELSAILADEMGLGKTIQAIAFLAKLFENGIEGPHLIVVPSSTLDNWVRELKLWCPSLEVLIYYGSVDERRYLKHEILNNYVQFNVIVTTYNLAIGNDSDRGLFRKLPLVYAVFDEGHMLKNMNSLRYRHLMSINAKHRLLLTGTPLQNNLLELMSLLNFIMPSMFSSSTSQLSKMFSMKSHEDQSRFERDRISQAKRIMKPFILRRVKSEVLQQLPSKEEKVEFCPMSEKQIPLYQNLFKKLKTAAVGEKRELCNVMMQLRKMANHPLLHRQYYTKEKLQAMSKLMLKEPTHFDADPALIQEDMEVMSDFELHRLCQQFSSISSYQLDIDLVLDSGKFHHLTKLLATLKSKGDKVVLFSQFTMMLDIVEVLLKNLKHRYVRLDGSTPMADRIVLIDEYNTDPDIFVFLLSTRAGGLGINLTSANVVILHDIDCNPYNDKQAEDRCHRVGQTRTVQVIKLISKDTIEDCILQLGQKKLKLEQDMTAAEEGSEGTIPEDMASLLKASLGL from the exons ATGTTCAATTTGGACCGTTTTCGTTATGAGAAGACGGGGACgagcaaagaaaaacagagcggTTCGAATAGTCCTGAGTCTGAAAAGGAGAACAAACCAg CAAAGCCTGTCAGACCTGCCAAAACCCATCAAAAGTCCAATCCACGAGGAGTTGTTTTTGAAGATGTCATTTCTTTGGACTCAGACGAGGAGGTTCTTTCTGAACCAAACACCAAAACATCTGCAGCCAAGAAAGTCAA GAGTTCTGTGCAAAAGTCATCCAAAAATGAGGATCATACAAGTGATGAAGATGTGATGGACGACAAAATGACCCGATTAGTGGAGATGTTTCCTCAGCTGTCAAGAGTTGATTTATTGGAG GTGATTAGCAGCACATGCACGTTGGATGGGGCTGTAGCTCTTTGCTTGTCAAGGTTTGGGGAtgaaaaag GTAAATCTCACAAGAGAAAACAAGATTCTTCAAGTTTGTCTGAGGACCACGGAAAGGATCAACCAAACAAAAGGAGGAGGTCGTCGGCG GATTCcaatgaagcagaaaacagcCAAAGGAATGAACCCAACTGGGAAAAGCAGGAAGCCATGGTCGGAAAGCTCCAGAAAAGGTTTCCTGATCAGGACAAAGAG GAGCTGCGGATGGTGCTGCAGGAGCACGATTGGGATGTGGAGGAGGCTCTGCAGGTTCTGGAGATGTTCTCAGACACAG aTATGTCTAGTTTTGAGTCAGAAAGTAAAATGACttcaagcaaagaaaaaacaacaaatgatgaagagatgaagcagaacaacaacaaaatgacaaacgGGGAGGAACCTGAAGGCCTCATCAGTTGCATCAGTGAAACAGAGGAGAGCGATTCAGACGCCACGGAGGACAGCGATGAAGAGAACGACCCCAAGAACCGCAAAAGCTCAGAAAGCAGCATTAAACTCGGCCCTGTTTTTACATGGCTTTCCACAAAGTCCGAGTCAGTATCTTctgaaaaggaaataaaaacctcTTCCTCTCCAAAGCCATCATCCACCTCTTCAGAGACGAAGACCGTGCCTAGATTTACCAGTGAGAGCAGTATAGCAAAGAAACAAGTTGCAGAGAGAAAGTCAAAAGCCCATTCCTCAAATGAACCAATTAGCTCTGAGGATGAGTTGGACGATGAAGACGATGTGGCGTCGAGCGAGTTTGGGGATTCAGATGAGGACCTGGATGCCAGCGAAGGCttgacagaaacaaaaaaggagatTCTCCGGTTTTTCAAAGATGCATCTATAGACGAGCTCACACTCATCTCAGGTTGTTCTGTCAAAAAAGCCCAGAAGATTGTTGAGATGAGGCCTTTTGACAGCTGGGACATGCTG tGCGATGTGTTTAATAAAGAAAACGGGCTTTCAGAAGCCTTGCTGCTGGGCTGCAAGGTCGTCCTCAAAGAGCGGAAGGTTGTCCTTGGGCTCATGTCCAAGTGTGAGACCATTTCTAAAAGAATGGTCAAGCAGGTCACAGAGGTGATGGAGAATGGAACAGGCTCCTTGAATCAACCCGCTGTGCTCAATAACCA GTCCAAGCTTAAGCCGTATCAGCTGATCGGTCTGAAATGGCTTCTGCTTCTCCATGAGCATGAACTAAGTGCCATCCTCGCTGATGAAATG GGTTTGGGGAAAACTATCCAGGCTATTGCGTTTTTGGCCAAACTTTTTGAGAACGGAATAGAAGGTCCTCACCTCATCGTCGTGCCTTCCTCCACACTGG ACAACTGGGTTAGAGAGCTGAAACTGTGGTGTCCAAGCCTTGAAGTTCTCATTTACTATG GATCAGTGGATGAGCGCCGCTACCTCAAACATGAAATCCTCAACAATTATGTGCAGTTCAACGTCATTGTTACAAC GTATAATTTAGCCATTGGAAACGATAGCGACCGGGGTCTTTTCCGGAAGCTTCCTCTGGTTTATGCTGTGTTCGATGAGGGCCACATGCTGAAGAACATGAACTCTTTACGCTACCGTCACCTCATGTCCATCAAT GCTAAGCATCGCCTGCTGCTGACAGGAACTCCTTTACAGAACAACCTGCTGGAACTGATGTCCCTCCTCAACTTCATCATGCCCTCTATGTTTTCTAGCTCTACGTCACAACTctccaaaatgttttctatg aAATCCCACGAGGACCAAAGTCGTTTTGAGAGGGATCGTATTTCTCAGGCCAAACGGATCATGAAACCTTTCATCCTGCGAAGAGTCAAGAGTGAG GTCCTTCAGCAGCTTCCTTCCAAAGAAGAGAAGGTCGAGTTCTGCCCAATGAGTGAGAAGCAGATCCCCCTCTACCAGAACCTCTTTAAGAAGCTGAAGACGGCCGCCGTCGGAGAGA AGCGAGAGCTGTGCAATGTAATGATGCAGCTGAGGAAGATGGCCAACCACCCGCTGCTTCACAGACAGTACTACACCAAGGAAAAGCTCCAAGCCATGAGCAAACTCATGCTGAAG GAGCCAACACACTTTGATGCAGATCCCGCTTTGATTCAGGAGGACATGGAAGTGATGTCCGACTTTGAGCTGCACCGTCTGTGTCAGCAGTTCTCCTCCATTAGTTCTTATCAGCTGGATATTGACCTGGTGCTGGACTCTGGGAAATTCCATCACCTCACAAAGCTGCTGGCTACACTCAAAAGCAAG gGAGACAAGGTGGTTTTGTTCAGTCAGTTCACCATGATGCTGGACATCGTTGAGGTGCTGCTGAAAAATCTTAAGCATCGTTACGTCCGGCTGGATGGATCCACACCCATGGCTGATCG GATTGTACTGATAGATGAGTACAACACGGACCCCGACATATTTGTGTTCCTGTTGTCAACCCGTGCCGGTGGCCTCGGCATCAACCTAACATCAGCCAACGTGGTCATCCTGCATGACATCGACTGCAATCCGTACAACGACAAACAGGCAGAAGACCGGTGTCACCGCGTTGGTCAGACCAG